A window of Halovivax gelatinilyticus genomic DNA:
GCCGATCGAGCTGCTGGCGAAAGTAAAGGCGTGGCAAGAGCGGCTCGACGACCCATAACGGGTCACGAGCGACGACCGGCCCGCAGGTGTTTTGGCTCCCGGGTTCCCAGAACGAGTACCGATGATCGACGCGATCGCCCGCGGCCGAACCGTGACGGAGGGATGGCCGTGAGCGACGGAACCGAGCGCGCCGAGAAAGCCGGCCACGCTAGCGACGAGACCCACATTCACCAGCTCGACGCGGACACCGTCGCCCGCATCGCCGCCGGCGAGGTGGTCGAGCGGCCGGCGAGCGCGGTAAAGGAACTCGTCGAGAACAGTCTCGACGCCGATGCCTCGCGGATCGACGTCACCGTAGAAGCCGGCGGAACGGAGTTGATCCGCGTCGCCGACGACGGCCGCGGAATGACCGAAACGGACCTCCGCGCCGCGGTTCGCCAGCACACGACGAGCAAAATCGCCGGCCTCGACGACCTCGAGTCAGGCGTCGCGACGCTCGGCTTCCGCGGCGAGGCGCTGCACACGATCGGGTCGGTCGCGCGGCTTCGCATCCGCTCGCGGCCGCGTGGCGAGACGCTGGAAGACCGGGCGGGAAGCCCAGACACCGGCACGGAACTCGCCTACGAAGGCGGCGAGGTGACGGGCGTCGACCCCGTCGGCTGCCCCGAGGGGACGACCGTCGAGGTGACGGACCTCTTTTACAACACGCCCGCCCGGCGAAAGTTCCTCAAGACGAAAGCCACCGAGTTCGCCCACGTCAATCGCGTCGTCACGCGGTACGCGCTCGCCAACCCGGACGTCGCCATCTCGCTCACCCACGACGGCCGGGAGGTGTTTTCAACGACCGGCCAGGACGACCTGCAGGCGGCCGTCCTCGCGGTCTACGGCCGGGAGGTGGCCTCGGCGATGATCCCCGTCGACGTCTCGGGTGACGACCTCCCGCCGGGACCGGTCGAGTCCATCTCGGGGCTCGTCTCGCACCCGGAGACGAACCGCTCGACCCGGGAGTACCTCGCGACGTACGTCAACGGCCGAGCCGTCACCGCCGACGCGATCCGCCAGGGGATCATGGGCGCCTACGGCACCCAGCTCGGCGGCGATCGCTACCCGTTCGTCGTCTGCTTTCTCGACGTGCCGGGCGACGCCGTCGACGTCAACGTCCACCCGCGAAAGCGCGAGGTCCGCTTCGACGACGCCGACGCGGTTCGCCGGCAGGTCGATTCGGCGATCGAATCCGCCTTGCTCGATCACGGCTTGCTTCGCTCGCGAGCCCCGCGCGGTCGATCGGCGCCCGACGAGGCCAGGGTCGAACCGGAGCCGACGGACGAGCGCGACTCACCACCCGCTAGTGAGAGCGGATCGGCGGCCGCTAACCCGCACGCTGACGAGACTCGCGCGGGGACGAAGTCGACGAACGCATCGACGAAGGCGTCGAACGACGCCGCGGACGTCCCGGATACCCAGCCGTCGAGGACCGACGAGACAACGGCGACCGCGTCTGAACGAACCGCAACGGCGCCCGACCCGAACGCGCGGCCGGTCCCCGCGGAATCGGACGACGAGACGGCGTCGGGCGCGGCGGTCGACGCCGATACGTCCGACCCCGACGCGTCCACCGACGAGACGGTCGACGCCGAGGGTGGTACGACCGAGTTCGAACCGAATCGGACGGGCCGGATCGACCCGAACGACGCGGAGACGTCCGGCGGCGCGACCGACCGTCCACAGCGCCCAGATACGGCCGGCTATCAGGTCGATCCCGACCGGAAGTTCGACGCCGCGACCGACCAGCGAACGCTCGGCGGCGAGGTCGCGACCGTCGACGACCGGTTCGAGACGCTCCCCCCGCTTCGCGTCCTCGGACAGCTCAGAGATACCTACCTGGTCTGTGAGACGCCCGACGGCCTGGCGCTGATCGACCAGCACGCGGCCGACGAGCGAGTCAACTACGAGCGCTTACAGCGGGCGGTCGCCGAGAATCCGTCGGCGCAGGCGCTTGCCGAACCCGTCTCGCTGGAGCTGACGGCCGTCGAGTCGGCGGCCTTCGCCGAGTGCGCCGAGGCGCTCACCGCGCTCGGATTTCACGCGACGCGCGTCGACGAGCGAACGATCGAAGTGTCGGCGGTTCCGGCCGTCCTCGACGAGACGCTCGAACCGACCCAGCTCAGAGACGTCCTCGCGACCATCGTCGACGGCGACGCGGCCACGGGAGCCGAAACTGTCGACGAACTCGCAGACGAGTTCCTCGGCGACCTGGCGTGTTATCCGTCGATTACGGGTAACACCTCGCTTCGCGAGGGATCGGTCGTCGACCTGCTGTCGGCGCTCGACGAGTGTCGCAATCCGTACGCCTGTCCGCACGGCAGACCCGTGATCGTCCAGTTCGACGAGCGCGAGATCGAAGATCGCTTCGAACGGGATTACCCGGGCCACGGTAATTAGCTGATACGCCCGCCGTAACGATCTCATACGCTGACGTCTGGAGAAACGTTTAGTACAAATTCCGTCGGTAGCGGCGGACGAGATGGCAGATTCCGCCACGAAGACCGCCCGCGCGGAGTGGGGAACCCGGTTCGGGTTCCTGATGGCGATGATGGGCGCCATGGTCGGCGCCGGGAACATCTGGCGCTTCCCGTACGTGATGGGGAACAACGGCGGCGGCGCGTTCATCGTCGCGTTTCTGGTCTTACTCTTTCTGCTCGCCGTTCCGGGGTTGATGGCGGAGGTCGCGCTGGGGCGATACACGAACAAGGGCGTCATCGGCGCGTTTCGCGACGTCGTCGGCTCGGGCGGGCTGGTCGGGCTGGGCGTGATCGTCCTGCTCGTGAACATCGCGCTGATGTCGTACTACTCGCCCGTGATCGCGTGGACGCTGTACTACGCCGTCCACTCGCTGCTCTTTACGTTCACCGCAACCGGCTTCGAGGCCGAGGCGTTCATGACCGATCTGTTCGACAACGCCGCGCTGATGATCGCTCTCCACACGGTCGTGATGGG
This region includes:
- the mutL gene encoding DNA mismatch repair endonuclease MutL, which gives rise to MAVSDGTERAEKAGHASDETHIHQLDADTVARIAAGEVVERPASAVKELVENSLDADASRIDVTVEAGGTELIRVADDGRGMTETDLRAAVRQHTTSKIAGLDDLESGVATLGFRGEALHTIGSVARLRIRSRPRGETLEDRAGSPDTGTELAYEGGEVTGVDPVGCPEGTTVEVTDLFYNTPARRKFLKTKATEFAHVNRVVTRYALANPDVAISLTHDGREVFSTTGQDDLQAAVLAVYGREVASAMIPVDVSGDDLPPGPVESISGLVSHPETNRSTREYLATYVNGRAVTADAIRQGIMGAYGTQLGGDRYPFVVCFLDVPGDAVDVNVHPRKREVRFDDADAVRRQVDSAIESALLDHGLLRSRAPRGRSAPDEARVEPEPTDERDSPPASESGSAAANPHADETRAGTKSTNASTKASNDAADVPDTQPSRTDETTATASERTATAPDPNARPVPAESDDETASGAAVDADTSDPDASTDETVDAEGGTTEFEPNRTGRIDPNDAETSGGATDRPQRPDTAGYQVDPDRKFDAATDQRTLGGEVATVDDRFETLPPLRVLGQLRDTYLVCETPDGLALIDQHAADERVNYERLQRAVAENPSAQALAEPVSLELTAVESAAFAECAEALTALGFHATRVDERTIEVSAVPAVLDETLEPTQLRDVLATIVDGDAATGAETVDELADEFLGDLACYPSITGNTSLREGSVVDLLSALDECRNPYACPHGRPVIVQFDEREIEDRFERDYPGHGN